From Paralcaligenes sp. KSB-10:
TACCGTACCAGTTGCTGGCATACACATTCTTGAAACCCAATTCGTCAAACGTAGGAACGTCCGGCAGCTTGGGCGAACGCTTGGAATCGGCGATGCCGATCGCGGTCAGTTTGTGATCCTGGATAAAAGGAAGCAGGCCGGAAATGTCGCCGAAAAACCCGCCTACCTGCCCCGCCACCGTATCGCGTATGGCCGGCGCCGCCCCCTTGTAGGGCACATGCAAAATATTGGCCTTGGTGGCAATGCGCAGCAGTGAAATGGCCATATGCGGCATGCTGCCGATCCCCGAGGAGGACAAGGTCACCCCTTCCTTCTTGCTTTTGGCCAAATCGAGGAATTCCTTGACCGACTTCACCTTGCTGGTGGCCGGCACCACCAGGACCTCCGGCGTGGACACCAGCGTGGAAATCGGCGCAAAGTCTTTTTCAGGGTTATAGGTCAGATGCGGATAAAGCGTGGGGTTGATGGAAATGGCGCCCGCTGAACTGAGGAACAGCGTATGCCCGTCGGGCGCGGCGCGTTTCACAAAATTCGCGGCAATCGCCCCGTTGCCGCCCGGCTTGTTTTCAACGATAACCGAAGAGCCCAGAGAGCTTTCCAATTGCTTGGCCACCACGCGGGCCAAGGTATCGGCCGGCCCGCCGGGCGGGAAAGCCACTACGACCGTGGTCGGCGGGGCCGCATAGGTGCTTAGTGCCGCCATGGCCAATGCCGCGCCCAGCCCCAGTTTGGATATGAATGAAATTTTTCCAGTAAACATAGTGTCTCCCTTGCGCCCCTTGATCACCCTTGGGGCTGTGTGAATGTAAAAATCAACCGCAACGTGCGCTCATGCCGCCATCAACCAGCAATTCGGTTCCGGTCACAAACCGAGCCTCTTCGGAAGCCAGGAACAAAGCCGCGTTGGCCGTATCCCGGCCGTCGCCCATGAACGGCAAAGGAATCCGGGACTGGCGCTGTGCAAGCAATTGCTCCACGTCGCCCCCGGCCCTCTGGCCGGCCAGCCTGGCTTCGACCATGGGCGTGTGCATCTGGCCGGGAATCACCGTATTGCAGCGTATGTTCTTTGCCGCATACTCAATGGCGACGACACGCGAAAACTGGATTACCCCCGCCTTGGCGCTGGCGTAGCCCACCTGGGCCGACCCGGTCCAGCGTATGCCCGAGGTCGACGCGATATTGACGACCGCCCCGCCGCCGTGCTGCTCCATCAGCGGCAACACATGCTTGCACGTCAGGAACACACTTTTCAGGTTGTAGTCGATCTGCGCGTCCCAATCGTCTTCCGACAAATTGACCGGACCTCCCTTGCGGGAGCCGCCCACATTATTGACCAGGACATCGACCCGCCCATAAGCCTGGACGCAGGCCTGGACCATGTCCCGGACCGAGGCGCTCGAGGTGACATCCGCAATATGCGTCGTGATATCGCCGCCAATCTCCCGGACCCGGGCGACAGTTTCAAGCAGCGCCCC
This genomic window contains:
- a CDS encoding tripartite tricarboxylate transporter substrate binding protein, with the protein product MFTGKISFISKLGLGAALAMAALSTYAAPPTTVVVAFPPGGPADTLARVVAKQLESSLGSSVIVENKPGGNGAIAANFVKRAAPDGHTLFLSSAGAISINPTLYPHLTYNPEKDFAPISTLVSTPEVLVVPATSKVKSVKEFLDLAKSKKEGVTLSSSGIGSMPHMAISLLRIATKANILHVPYKGAAPAIRDTVAGQVGGFFGDISGLLPFIQDHKLTAIGIADSKRSPKLPDVPTFDELGFKNVYASNWYGIFAPAGTPKQTIDALNKAMQVAMASEDARKYAETSGVEASVISPDAFAKLIQQDTKKWGALIKAEHITVNE
- a CDS encoding SDR family NAD(P)-dependent oxidoreductase, which produces MAGRLHNKVAIVTGAGSVGPGWGNGRAIAFRFAEEGAQVFAVDLNAGALLETVARVREIGGDITTHIADVTSSASVRDMVQACVQAYGRVDVLVNNVGGSRKGGPVNLSEDDWDAQIDYNLKSVFLTCKHVLPLMEQHGGGAVVNIASTSGIRWTGSAQVGYASAKAGVIQFSRVVAIEYAAKNIRCNTVIPGQMHTPMVEARLAGQRAGGDVEQLLAQRQSRIPLPFMGDGRDTANAALFLASEEARFVTGTELLVDGGMSARCG